The sequence ATTATTTAATTGGCTGGGGAGTATATTTTTATAGGAAACCCAAACCTATAAAGCCGCATTTATGAAGTTCAAACTTTACTTTTTGTTCCTTTTATTGCCCTGTATTGTTACTGATGTATGCGCACAGTATGTAGATCTGACCTTTACCGTTAAGAACACAAGCAGTGATGGCGATGGCTCCACAGCTGTAATTGGCCAGACACTAACATATACAATTACAATGAAAAATCTCTCTACTACTACCAGCATTACTGGCGTCCGGCTAATCGCCGACATTCCTTACGGAACGAATTATAAACCTGGCACCACAAAGCAAGGTGCCGCAGTGCTGGCAGATGTAATTGGAAACTGACTTGCCAAAAGGTATATATATTGTAGAAGTACTGGCAGGTAATAAGCGCATTTACAAGCAGAAACTGGAAAAGTTATAGGTTGGCTGCATATTACCGAATCGTAGGTTCTTGTTAGCAATCTTAATTTCTTAATACCAACTCTATACAATTACTCCTGGAAACCTTATCAGGGTCAATTCTATTTCTTGTATTGGCAAGGTTGCCAAGAGTAATTGTGTCATTTATAAAATGCTGGATAAAAAACTTGCCTACATACCCTTTATCAGCCAATACATCCACCATCTCCTGAATATCCGCTTCATGCAGTAATGAAGTATGCACCGTCGTCCTCACTTCAAAAGGAATCGCTCCATTCATCAACAACTGTAACGTCGCTTCAAAGTGCTCATATAATGAAGACTTTGTGATCGCCTCATATTTATAAACAGGTGCTTTGTAATCCAGCGCAACATAATCGATCAATCCATTTTTCATCAAATCAGCCATTAAAGAAGGATTAGACCCATTCGTATCGACCTTCACCAAAAAACCCTCTTCTTTCACCTGTTCACAAAACGTCACCAACTCCTTATGCAACGTACATTCCCCACCACTCAATACCACTCCATCCAACAACCCCTTCCGCTTACGCAAAAACCGCAGCGCATCTTCATAGCTAAGCTTCCCTTTCCCAAGCACAATCCCCGGATTATAACAATACACACATCTCATATTACAGCCTGCAAACCAAAGTATGCAGGCTGTCTTATCCGGATAATCCAGTAATGTAAAAGGCGTAATACTATGAATAGGCTTATTCACAATGGATCATTTCCGTAAAATGCACTCTTTGTTTATGTTCCCCTTTTTTACCGATATTGAAACTCTCCACCGGTCTGTGATAACCCATCACACGTGTATACACCAGGCATTTCTGGCTTTCATCTTCACATATCGGACAATGCTCATGCTCACCTGAAAGGTACCCATGTTCAGGACAAATACTGAACACCGGTGTTACCGTGATGTAAGGCAGCCTAAACTGTGATAATACTTTTTTTACCAGGTTGCGACATGCTTCAGGCGTACTGATCTTCTCTCTCATGTACAAATGCAGCACGGTGCCTCCTGTATATTTACATTGCAGTTCATCCTGCAATAGCAGTGCTTCAAACGGATCGTCTGTATAGTCCACCGGGATCTGTGAACTGTTGGTATAATAGATATTACTATCCATCCCCGCCTGTATAATATCCGGGAAGCGTTTTTTATCTTCTTTCGCAAACCGGTATGTAGTACCCTCTGCTGGCGTGGCTTCCAGGTTGTATAGGTTGCCTGTTTCAGTTTGGTACTGCGTCATCTTTTTACGGATGTGTTCCAGTACATCAGCAGCCATTTCACGACCAGTTTCAGAAATAATATCATCCTGATCATTGGTGAAGTTCCTGATCATTTCATTGATACCATTCACTCCAATGGTAGAAAAGTGATTCCGAAAATGTGTGAGGTAGCGTTTTGTATACGGGAATAATCCCCTGTCGTACATATCCTGTATAAACACTCTTTTCTTTTCCAGCGTTGATTTAGCAAGGTCCAGTAAGAAATCTAATCGCTTGTACATCGCATGGTGATCCCCTTTGTACAGGTATCCCAGTCGCGCCATATTGATGGTCACTACCCCAATACTTCCTGTCATTTCTGCACTACCAAACAGCCCATTACCGCGTTTTAATAATTCACGCAGATCCAGCTGTAAGCGGCAGCACATGCTTCTCACCGCATTGGGTTTATAAGCATTCGGATTTTCTACCCGATTGCCATTGTCATCAAAGATGTATTGACTACCGATAAAATTCTGGAAGTAAGAAGACCCGATACGTGCTGTGTTTTCAAACAGCAGGTCTGTATTCTCACCATACCAGTCAAAGTCTTCCGTGATATTCACAGTAGGGATCGGGAAAGTAAACGGTTGCCCATTGGCATCGCCTTCTGTCATCACAGTATAATACGCTTTGTTGATCAGGTTCATCTCAGGTTGGAAATGAATGTAGGTCAGTTCGCTGAGTTGATCCACCCCTCTGTCTTTGGCTTTCTGTAAAATAACCGGATCAGTGATGCCATCAAAAAGATGTATATCTTTTTTGGTCGGGAACTGTAATTTCAAATCTTCCGGCACCGTCCAGTCGATAGTAATATTTGTAAACGGAGATTGTCCCCAGCGGGCAGGTACATTCAGGTTGTATACAAAGCTCCTGACTGCTTTCAGGATATCTTCATAGCGAAGATCATCTTTAAAAACATACGGGGCAAGGTAGGTGTCGAAAGAGCTGAAAGCCTGTGCGCCGGCCCATTCGCTTTGGAGAATACCGAGGAAGTTCGCCATCTGGCCCAGTGCTTCGCGAAAGTGATTCGGAGGGCGGCTTTCCACACGTCCTCTTACACCATTGAAACCCTCATTCAGTAATGCACGCAAGCTCCATCCGGCACAGTATCCTGTAAGGCAGTCGATATCATGGATGTGAACATCACCATTGCGATGTGCATAACCTTCTTCCTGGGAATATACCTTATCCAGCCAGTAGTTGGCAATGATCTTACCCGCTACATTGTTCACCAGTCCTGCGTTGGAATAAGAAGTATTCGCATTGGCATTGATGCGCCAGTCAGTCTGAGTGATGTATTCTTCAATCGTTTGTGTGGTATCCACCAGCGTAGTAGATGGCGTAAGGCCATGTACATGTTCCCGTTGTAATTTACGGGTGTGTCTGTATAGCATAAATGCCCGCATCACTTCAAAGTGACTGTGTGCAAACAATTCTTTTTCGATGATATCCTGGATCTCTTCTACTGACCACACTTCTTTGTGCAGCAGTTGAGCCGTGACCTGTTGGCAGATTGTTTCATCAGGTTTTTTATTCACACCGATGAACCCCTTTTCTATCGCATCTTTTATCTTAAACGCTTTAAAAGGTTCAAACTCACCATTTCTTTTGATAACGTAATTCATGGCTTTTAATGGGTTATTTCGGGTGCAAAATACCTGTTCGGTAGAAGAAGCGTTTTAAAACTTGTCAACAGAGGGTGCGAAAATAAATGGCATTCAACCGCCATTTTTGAGCCGGTATCTGATGAAATAACAGCCGGAGAATTAAGACAGGCAAGGTTCAATTATTAAACCATGATGGTGATCAGGGTTTTCTAACTAATTAGAATAGAGATATATAGATATCTTCAATCATTATGTTTTATTACGGAGTCATTAATTTGTTATATTAGGGAATGGCCCAACAATTGTTTATTTCATTATTTCTCTAAATGAGGCGCTGGCCGGAAAGAGGTCCGGCGTTATT is a genomic window of Chitinophaga sp. LS1 containing:
- a CDS encoding ribonucleoside triphosphate reductase — encoded protein: MNYVIKRNGEFEPFKAFKIKDAIEKGFIGVNKKPDETICQQVTAQLLHKEVWSVEEIQDIIEKELFAHSHFEVMRAFMLYRHTRKLQREHVHGLTPSTTLVDTTQTIEEYITQTDWRINANANTSYSNAGLVNNVAGKIIANYWLDKVYSQEEGYAHRNGDVHIHDIDCLTGYCAGWSLRALLNEGFNGVRGRVESRPPNHFREALGQMANFLGILQSEWAGAQAFSSFDTYLAPYVFKDDLRYEDILKAVRSFVYNLNVPARWGQSPFTNITIDWTVPEDLKLQFPTKKDIHLFDGITDPVILQKAKDRGVDQLSELTYIHFQPEMNLINKAYYTVMTEGDANGQPFTFPIPTVNITEDFDWYGENTDLLFENTARIGSSYFQNFIGSQYIFDDNGNRVENPNAYKPNAVRSMCCRLQLDLRELLKRGNGLFGSAEMTGSIGVVTINMARLGYLYKGDHHAMYKRLDFLLDLAKSTLEKKRVFIQDMYDRGLFPYTKRYLTHFRNHFSTIGVNGINEMIRNFTNDQDDIISETGREMAADVLEHIRKKMTQYQTETGNLYNLEATPAEGTTYRFAKEDKKRFPDIIQAGMDSNIYYTNSSQIPVDYTDDPFEALLLQDELQCKYTGGTVLHLYMREKISTPEACRNLVKKVLSQFRLPYITVTPVFSICPEHGYLSGEHEHCPICEDESQKCLVYTRVMGYHRPVESFNIGKKGEHKQRVHFTEMIHCE
- a CDS encoding anaerobic ribonucleoside-triphosphate reductase activating protein, with translation MNKPIHSITPFTLLDYPDKTACILWFAGCNMRCVYCYNPGIVLGKGKLSYEDALRFLRKRKGLLDGVVLSGGECTLHKELVTFCEQVKEEGFLVKVDTNGSNPSLMADLMKNGLIDYVALDYKAPVYKYEAITKSSLYEHFEATLQLLMNGAIPFEVRTTVHTSLLHEADIQEMVDVLADKGYVGKFFIQHFINDTITLGNLANTRNRIDPDKVSRSNCIELVLRN